In Helicobacter mastomyrinus, a single genomic region encodes these proteins:
- a CDS encoding 2-hydroxyacyl-CoA dehydratase — MTQKMTPHINSWQSPDTQLLIIKPENKRELKRVPFTAEMKETHTILVPMMLPIHFQLLVNILHLHGYKAELLHNDGKGVVDEGLRNVHNDTCYPALLVIGQMIDALKSGKWDLDKVALLITQTGGGCRASNYIYLLRKALNKAGFGNIPVISLNFSGLESNQGFSVTRPMLQNFLNAILYGDLLMHIANQTRAYEKNKGDTDAMVDKWVRRITTEGTNEGLKKYSVLKKDLKLILDDFASIPRDSKQKVRVGIVGEIYIKFSPLGNNNLEDFLLNEDCEVVIPGFLDFCLYCVNDTIVGNKMYGGTFVESLIYRVVYWFFANKQLDMIKIIKKHGVFRAPAPFKHTKKLADGYVSQAMSMGEGWLLTAEMLELIEQGVENIVCTQPFGCLPNHIVGRGMMKVIKEGNPQSNIVSIDYDPGATKVNQENRIKLMLSNAKKAYLANA; from the coding sequence ATGACACAAAAAATGACACCACATATCAATTCTTGGCAAAGCCCTGATACTCAATTGCTCATCATTAAGCCAGAAAATAAAAGAGAACTTAAACGCGTCCCCTTCACCGCGGAGATGAAGGAAACACACACGATATTAGTGCCTATGATGTTGCCCATACATTTTCAATTACTTGTAAATATCTTGCATTTGCACGGATATAAGGCTGAATTGCTACATAACGATGGAAAAGGCGTAGTAGATGAGGGATTACGCAATGTGCATAATGATACTTGCTATCCTGCCTTGCTTGTTATTGGGCAGATGATTGACGCACTTAAAAGTGGTAAATGGGATTTGGATAAGGTCGCTTTGCTTATCACGCAAACAGGTGGAGGTTGTCGAGCAAGTAATTATATTTATTTATTGCGTAAGGCACTTAACAAAGCTGGGTTTGGTAATATCCCTGTGATTTCACTTAATTTTAGCGGGTTAGAATCCAATCAAGGTTTTAGCGTTACCCGTCCTATGTTGCAAAACTTCCTCAATGCTATTTTATATGGGGATTTGTTAATGCATATTGCTAATCAAACACGGGCTTATGAGAAAAATAAAGGCGATACGGATGCGATGGTGGATAAATGGGTGCGTCGTATTACCACAGAGGGCACGAATGAGGGTTTAAAAAAATATAGTGTTTTAAAAAAAGATTTAAAGCTTATTTTAGATGATTTTGCCTCAATTCCTAGGGATTCTAAGCAAAAGGTACGTGTAGGTATTGTAGGTGAGATTTATATTAAATTTTCTCCACTAGGAAATAATAATTTGGAAGACTTCCTTTTGAATGAGGATTGTGAGGTCGTAATACCTGGATTCTTAGATTTTTGCCTCTATTGCGTGAATGATACGATTGTGGGAAATAAAATGTATGGTGGCACTTTTGTAGAGTCTCTCATTTACCGCGTGGTGTATTGGTTCTTTGCCAATAAGCAATTAGATATGATTAAGATTATTAAGAAGCACGGCGTATTTAGAGCTCCTGCGCCTTTCAAGCATACTAAGAAACTTGCTGATGGCTATGTATCTCAAGCAATGAGTATGGGTGAGGGGTGGCTACTCACTGCTGAAATGCTCGAACTTATTGAACAAGGAGTAGAAAATATCGTTTGCACTCAGCCTTTTGGTTGTCTGCCTAATCACATTGTGGGACGTGGTATGATGAAGGTTATCAAAGAAGGCAATCCTCAAAGCAATATTGTATCTATTGACTATGATCCGGGCGCGACAAAAGTTAATCAAGAAAACCGCATAAAACTTATGCTAAGCAACGCGAAAAAAGCATACCTAGCAAATGCTTAA
- the secD gene encoding protein translocase subunit SecD, giving the protein MAKQHIQPSHTTQKSFNYRFLALIIAALLGIFFSLPSFTDMSGRKISLGLDLQGGLNLLLGVKTQEAIKARFASLASQIDFDTKREKILIDNLKASEDSVSFELFDIDEKPKLDDILSRINGLYINEREGRYFITFTPEYEEEIQSSAIAQAIGTIRNRLDEFGLSEPSVTQQGKENILVQLPGIKTIEEEQRARDLIAKPAHLQMMAVDEERNARVSTMSELEAQKYNDVILPFVNTSELQKLEKQLLMFKEEMASIPTHSRTQDNTQYMNLEAQIESLEYDVRVKKAQSNQVILLKAVPILDGSMITDARAAFDHNNQSIVSFSLDAKGAKIFGEFSGANVGKRMAIVLDGKVYSAPVIRERIGGGSGQISGGFSIEEASDLAIALKSGALPAPMEVLEKRSVGPSLGEDSIRASMIALISGFALVVVFMMMYYALAGVIAVIALFVNIVLIIAVMACFGASLTLPGMAGIVLTVGMAVDANIIINERIREALRGGFGIAKSIEMGYANASRAIFDSNLTTLIAAVLLYGFGSGAIKGFAITMGIGISASILTAIIGTHGIYQAILGWITKSGNIPLWFGITLPPKDSAQAPLRSK; this is encoded by the coding sequence ATGGCAAAGCAACATATCCAGCCCTCTCATACGACTCAAAAGAGCTTCAATTATAGGTTTTTAGCACTTATAATTGCTGCATTACTTGGGATTTTTTTTTCTCTGCCCTCTTTTACCGATATGAGCGGACGTAAAATCTCTTTAGGGCTTGATTTGCAAGGTGGGCTAAACCTCCTTTTGGGTGTGAAAACACAAGAGGCAATTAAAGCGCGATTTGCCTCCCTCGCTTCACAGATTGATTTTGATACAAAACGTGAGAAGATTCTCATTGATAATCTTAAGGCAAGTGAGGATAGCGTGAGCTTTGAGCTTTTTGATATTGATGAAAAACCTAAGCTTGATGACATTCTCTCTCGAATTAATGGGCTATATATCAATGAGCGAGAGGGTAGGTATTTTATCACTTTCACACCTGAATATGAAGAGGAGATTCAAAGTAGTGCCATAGCTCAAGCTATTGGTACGATTCGCAATCGCCTTGATGAATTTGGCTTGAGTGAACCAAGCGTAACGCAGCAAGGCAAAGAGAATATACTTGTGCAGCTCCCCGGTATTAAGACAATAGAAGAAGAACAGAGGGCAAGGGATTTGATTGCTAAGCCTGCGCATTTGCAAATGATGGCAGTAGATGAGGAGCGTAATGCACGAGTAAGCACGATGAGTGAGCTAGAGGCGCAAAAATATAATGATGTGATTTTGCCCTTTGTTAATACAAGTGAGTTGCAAAAGCTTGAAAAGCAGCTTCTTATGTTTAAAGAGGAAATGGCAAGTATTCCCACACATTCTCGCACACAGGACAATACGCAATATATGAATCTTGAAGCACAAATAGAATCGCTTGAATATGATGTGCGTGTTAAAAAAGCACAATCTAATCAAGTGATTCTACTCAAAGCTGTGCCTATACTTGATGGCTCGATGATTACAGACGCACGTGCAGCTTTTGACCACAATAATCAATCCATTGTGAGCTTTAGCCTTGATGCGAAAGGCGCAAAGATTTTTGGCGAATTTTCCGGGGCGAATGTAGGCAAGCGTATGGCGATTGTGCTTGATGGCAAGGTGTATTCTGCACCTGTGATACGTGAGAGAATCGGCGGAGGAAGCGGACAAATTAGTGGAGGTTTTAGCATAGAGGAAGCGAGCGATTTAGCCATTGCGCTTAAAAGTGGAGCATTACCTGCGCCAATGGAAGTGCTTGAAAAGCGAAGTGTGGGACCAAGCTTGGGCGAAGATTCTATTCGGGCGTCAATGATTGCGCTTATTAGCGGATTTGCATTAGTGGTTGTCTTTATGATGATGTATTATGCACTTGCAGGAGTGATTGCTGTAATTGCCTTATTTGTGAATATTGTGCTGATTATTGCTGTAATGGCGTGTTTTGGTGCGAGTTTGACATTGCCGGGTATGGCAGGCATCGTCTTAACGGTGGGTATGGCAGTTGATGCAAATATTATTATCAATGAAAGAATCCGCGAGGCATTACGCGGGGGCTTTGGTATAGCAAAATCCATAGAAATGGGTTATGCGAATGCTTCAAGGGCGATTTTTGATTCTAATCTCACTACGCTTATTGCCGCTGTGCTGCTCTATGGCTTTGGAAGTGGAGCGATAAAGGGCTTTGCTATCACTATGGGCATAGGTATAAGCGCGTCTATTTTAACAGCTATTATCGGCACACACGGCATTTATCAGGCTATTTTGGGTTGGATTACAAAGAGTGGGAATATCCCTTTGTGGTTTGGGATTACACTCCCTCCTAAAGATAGTGCACAAGCACCTTTAAGGAGCAAATAA
- the nhaA gene encoding Na+/H+ antiporter NhaA: MLEATITLSRHSYVKDKLQEGLNRFITHESFGGILLAFCVIAAILVANSSYADLYFEFFRSEFGAFFGDSVFKMSLQEFINDVLMSFFFLLVGLEMKREMLYGELAGFKKVSFSFLAAFGGIVCPVMIYLYFNIDTAYQHGFGVAMSTDTAFALGLIMLLGDKVPKILKIFLVTLAVADDLGAISVIAIFYSDNISMQWIYLSLLLIGVLIYLNYRDTKYLSLYFLVGILLWICVHHSGFHVTIAAVILAMAIPGRTRVNRRYFINMLKEFDKMKVATNGWDDILHAKEVEKMGFWKGSLKNIKNFIFAQDVEKKIDMAKTSQLVHMLDTIGTYSRYAQNPLIRLEMALQPLCAYFFVPLFAFANAGVSLHSGIDISLNSVMLGTILGLVVGKPIGVLLFCFLGEKLNLATRPKDLNYGHILSVGMISGIGFTMSMFVANLAYKDDMMSIDMSKISILVASSIAAILGLLAVYVSTRNQQEQEEYIEENKNQKIEDEIQKLRDTQSVI; this comes from the coding sequence ATGCTAGAGGCAACCATTACGCTCAGCCGACATTCGTATGTAAAAGACAAGTTGCAAGAGGGCTTAAATCGCTTTATTACACACGAGTCGTTCGGGGGGATTCTACTCGCTTTTTGTGTGATAGCCGCAATACTTGTAGCAAATTCCTCTTATGCTGATTTGTATTTTGAATTTTTTCGTAGTGAGTTTGGGGCATTTTTTGGTGATTCTGTCTTTAAAATGAGTTTGCAGGAATTTATCAATGATGTGTTGATGTCTTTTTTCTTTTTGCTTGTGGGATTAGAAATGAAACGTGAAATGCTCTATGGGGAACTTGCGGGATTCAAAAAAGTGAGTTTTTCTTTTCTTGCGGCATTTGGTGGCATTGTTTGTCCGGTAATGATTTATTTGTATTTTAATATTGACACAGCCTATCAGCACGGCTTTGGCGTGGCTATGAGCACGGATACTGCCTTTGCACTCGGGCTTATTATGTTGCTTGGCGATAAAGTGCCTAAGATTCTCAAAATTTTTCTTGTAACGCTTGCTGTGGCTGATGACTTAGGGGCAATTTCTGTAATTGCTATTTTTTATTCTGATAATATTAGTATGCAGTGGATTTATCTTTCATTGTTGCTTATAGGGGTGCTTATTTATCTTAATTATCGTGATACCAAATATCTATCTCTGTATTTTTTAGTAGGTATTTTGTTGTGGATTTGTGTGCATCATAGTGGGTTTCACGTAACTATTGCTGCGGTGATTTTAGCTATGGCAATCCCGGGGAGAACACGTGTGAATAGACGATATTTTATCAATATGCTAAAAGAGTTCGATAAGATGAAAGTAGCCACAAATGGCTGGGACGATATTCTTCACGCTAAAGAAGTTGAAAAAATGGGTTTTTGGAAAGGAAGCTTAAAAAATATTAAAAATTTTATATTCGCTCAAGATGTGGAAAAAAAGATTGATATGGCAAAAACTTCACAATTAGTGCATATGCTTGATACCATAGGTACTTACTCGCGCTATGCGCAAAATCCACTTATACGGCTTGAAATGGCATTGCAGCCTTTATGTGCATATTTTTTTGTACCGCTTTTTGCCTTTGCTAATGCAGGAGTATCACTCCATAGTGGCATTGATATTAGTCTTAATAGTGTGATGTTAGGCACAATTTTAGGTTTAGTAGTAGGCAAGCCCATAGGTGTACTTCTATTTTGCTTTTTAGGAGAAAAACTCAATCTCGCTACACGTCCAAAAGATCTAAATTATGGGCATATTTTGTCAGTAGGTATGATTTCTGGCATTGGCTTTACGATGTCTATGTTTGTCGCAAATCTCGCTTATAAAGATGATATGATGAGTATTGATATGTCTAAAATCTCTATTTTAGTAGCAAGTTCAATAGCGGCTATACTTGGGCTTTTGGCAGTATATGTTAGCACGAGAAATCAGCAAGAGCAAGAGGAATATATAGAGGAGAATAAAAATCAAAAAATTGAAGATGAGATTCAAAAGCTTAGAGATACGCAAAGTGTCATTTAA
- the nhaA gene encoding sodium/proton antiporter NhaA yields MKPKQNRISQALSSFIRAESFSGIFLFFCAVSAMIVANSPLSHLYHTFWEQPFGFSFAGGFYGFSIHDWINDVLMSVFFLMVGLEIKREILFGDLSGFQKAAFPVIGAIGGMVAPGIIYYALNMGTPSYHGFGIPMATDIAFALGVILLLGKRVPLALKVFLVTLAVADDLGAIAVIAIFYPSPEGLHLMYLGLAVVIIVILSFMNHIGVRHLGVYIGIGIILWFCVHHSGIHATIAAVALAFCIPVKPKIESKEFIEVVQQMIKIFESKDKERKNILLDTQQMSAIDEAGRDFSKVQNPLLRLEHALQPICAFVIMPLFAFANAGVDIRGEVNFHIDHIMLGIMFGLVVGKPVGILALTFLCEKCKIAARPHGVSWSHIFGAGMLAGIGFTMSMFVSNLAFDEIESANVAKIAILLASSIAGILGSLYLVVNHLITNKAKS; encoded by the coding sequence ATGAAACCTAAACAAAATAGAATTTCACAAGCCTTAAGTAGTTTTATTCGTGCAGAATCTTTTAGTGGTATTTTTCTCTTTTTCTGTGCTGTGAGTGCAATGATTGTGGCAAACTCTCCCTTATCGCATTTGTATCACACATTTTGGGAGCAGCCCTTTGGCTTTAGTTTTGCTGGAGGATTCTATGGCTTTAGCATTCACGATTGGATTAATGATGTGTTAATGTCAGTTTTCTTCCTTATGGTGGGGCTAGAAATCAAACGTGAAATACTCTTTGGAGATTTATCCGGGTTTCAAAAGGCGGCTTTTCCGGTTATTGGGGCAATAGGTGGTATGGTCGCACCCGGTATTATTTATTATGCCCTTAATATGGGAACGCCCTCTTATCACGGCTTTGGAATCCCTATGGCGACAGATATCGCCTTTGCTTTAGGCGTGATTTTACTACTTGGCAAACGAGTGCCTTTAGCCCTCAAAGTATTTTTGGTAACACTTGCTGTGGCCGATGACTTGGGCGCTATCGCTGTGATTGCAATATTTTATCCCTCGCCTGAAGGTTTGCATTTGATGTATTTAGGTTTAGCCGTAGTGATTATTGTCATTCTGAGCTTTATGAATCATATCGGTGTGCGTCATTTAGGCGTGTATATCGGTATAGGGATTATATTGTGGTTTTGTGTGCATCATAGTGGGATTCACGCTACTATCGCGGCAGTGGCGTTAGCATTTTGTATTCCCGTGAAGCCTAAAATCGAAAGTAAAGAGTTTATTGAAGTCGTGCAGCAAATGATAAAGATTTTTGAGAGTAAGGACAAAGAGCGCAAAAATATTTTGCTTGATACACAGCAAATGAGTGCTATTGATGAGGCGGGAAGAGATTTTAGCAAGGTGCAAAATCCGCTTTTGCGTTTAGAACATGCCTTACAGCCTATATGTGCGTTTGTTATTATGCCGCTTTTTGCCTTTGCTAATGCAGGTGTAGATATTCGCGGGGAGGTGAATTTCCACATCGACCATATTATGCTAGGCATTATGTTTGGGCTTGTTGTGGGTAAGCCTGTGGGGATTTTAGCCCTTACATTTTTATGCGAAAAATGTAAAATCGCCGCTCGTCCTCACGGTGTATCGTGGAGTCATATTTTTGGCGCAGGAATGCTTGCTGGTATTGGCTTTACAATGTCTATGTTTGTTTCAAACCTTGCCTTTGATGAAATAGAATCTGCCAATGTGGCAAAAATAGCCATTTTACTTGCCTCAAGTATAGCTGGAATCTTAGGCTCTCTGTATTTGGTAGTAAATCATCTCATCACAAACAAAGCTAAATCTTAA
- the yajC gene encoding preprotein translocase subunit YajC, protein MQGQGGMQETLMSLLPIVFFIAIFYLLLIRPANVKRKKHQEMINALQKGDKIITTGGLICEIVKPEKTFFSVRLNDDTIVRLSREFIAYKLDESDTTQES, encoded by the coding sequence ATGCAAGGTCAAGGTGGAATGCAAGAGACTTTAATGTCATTACTTCCTATCGTATTTTTTATAGCGATTTTCTATCTACTTCTTATTCGCCCCGCAAATGTGAAAAGAAAAAAACATCAAGAGATGATTAACGCATTGCAAAAGGGTGATAAGATTATTACCACAGGGGGATTGATTTGTGAGATTGTGAAGCCTGAAAAGACATTTTTTAGTGTGCGCTTAAATGATGATACTATTGTTCGTCTCTCTCGTGAGTTCATCGCTTATAAGCTTGATGAGAGCGATACAACCCAAGAATCATAG